A single window of Microcoleus sp. AS-A8 DNA harbors:
- a CDS encoding adenylate kinase, giving the protein MARLIFLGPPGAGKGTQAQLLAGLLAIPHISTGDILRSAIAQATPLGQKAKSYMEKGELVPDELLLDLVRDRLQQTDTQKGWILDGFPRNVSQATFLEKLLQELNQTFDYAVNLDVPDEVLMTRLLGRGRHDDNEQTVRKRLEVYRNETEPLIGFYKERASLKVIDGDRSVEEVTQSLQQSVVS; this is encoded by the coding sequence ATGGCAAGATTAATCTTTTTAGGACCTCCAGGTGCAGGCAAAGGGACTCAAGCCCAACTTTTGGCTGGGCTATTGGCAATTCCTCATATTTCAACGGGTGATATCTTAAGGAGTGCGATCGCTCAAGCCACCCCTTTGGGCCAAAAAGCCAAGTCCTATATGGAAAAGGGCGAGTTAGTTCCTGATGAGTTACTGCTCGATTTAGTACGTGATCGCCTCCAGCAAACCGATACACAGAAAGGTTGGATTTTAGATGGCTTTCCGCGTAATGTCAGCCAAGCGACTTTCCTAGAAAAACTGTTGCAAGAACTCAACCAGACGTTTGATTATGCCGTCAATCTGGACGTTCCAGATGAGGTCTTAATGACTCGGTTATTGGGACGGGGACGCCATGACGATAATGAACAGACCGTTCGCAAACGCCTGGAAGTCTATCGCAACGAGACTGAACCTTTGATTGGTTTTTACAAGGAGCGAGCCTCCTTAAAAGTCATTGATGGAGATCGTTCTGTGGAAGAAGTAACACAATCGCTTCAGCAATCAGTGGTGTCCTAA
- the rpmC gene encoding 50S ribosomal protein L29 produces the protein MPLPKIEDARKMSDEELNDAILAAKRELFNLRLQKATRRLEKPHQFKHTRHRIGQMMTVVREREFAARPSASQVPTTSEASAASSSKASTQVADAPQPDQEEE, from the coding sequence ATGCCTCTGCCCAAAATTGAAGATGCCCGGAAAATGAGCGACGAGGAGCTCAATGATGCGATTTTAGCGGCGAAGCGTGAGCTATTTAATCTTCGCCTACAAAAGGCCACCCGACGCCTGGAAAAACCGCATCAGTTCAAGCACACTCGGCACCGCATTGGTCAAATGATGACAGTGGTTCGGGAACGCGAATTCGCTGCACGTCCGAGCGCCAGTCAAGTGCCAACAACCTCAGAAGCATCTGCTGCATCAAGTTCTAAAGCCTCAACCCAGGTGGCTGATGCCCCACAACCCGATCAAGAAGAGGAGTAG
- the rpsQ gene encoding 30S ribosomal protein S17: protein MAVKERVGVVVSDKMDKTVVVAVENRSPHPKYGKIVVRTKRYKAHDEENQCKEGDRVRIHETRPLSRTKRWKVAEILTHTAPA from the coding sequence ATGGCTGTTAAAGAAAGAGTCGGTGTGGTTGTCAGCGACAAAATGGATAAAACTGTCGTGGTCGCTGTTGAGAACCGCTCTCCCCACCCGAAGTACGGCAAGATTGTCGTGAGAACCAAGCGATACAAAGCGCATGACGAGGAAAATCAGTGTAAGGAAGGCGATCGCGTTCGCATTCACGAAACACGACCTTTGAGCCGAACCAAACGCTGGAAGGTTGCTGAAATCCTCACCCATACTGCTCCAGCTTAA
- the rplF gene encoding 50S ribosomal protein L6, which produces MSRIGKRPITVPGKVTVNIDGQHIAVKGPKGELSRILPEQVTVEQDGETLRVLRRDESRAARQRHGLSRTLVANMVEGVSQGFEKRLSIQGVGYRAQVQGRNLILNVGYSKPVEIVPPDGIQVAVENNVNVIVSGINKEIVGNTAARIRAVRPPEVYKGKGIRYANEVVRRKAGKAGKK; this is translated from the coding sequence ATGTCGCGGATTGGCAAGCGCCCAATAACCGTTCCTGGTAAAGTAACCGTGAATATTGACGGTCAGCATATTGCCGTCAAAGGTCCAAAAGGAGAACTAAGTCGGATTTTGCCGGAGCAAGTCACTGTCGAGCAAGACGGTGAAACGCTCCGGGTGTTGCGGCGGGATGAATCGAGAGCAGCTCGTCAGCGTCATGGACTGTCTCGCACTCTAGTGGCGAATATGGTTGAGGGAGTCTCTCAAGGGTTTGAGAAGCGCCTCTCTATCCAAGGTGTCGGTTATCGAGCACAGGTTCAGGGCCGCAACCTGATTTTGAATGTAGGTTACAGCAAGCCGGTTGAAATTGTTCCGCCAGATGGTATCCAAGTGGCGGTTGAAAACAACGTCAACGTCATTGTTAGTGGAATCAATAAAGAAATTGTGGGCAACACAGCCGCCCGCATTCGAGCAGTCCGTCCCCCCGAAGTCTACAAGGGTAAAGGCATTCGTTATGCCAATGAAGTAGTCAGACGTAAAGCTGGTAAAGCAGGTAAGAAGTAA
- the rplX gene encoding 50S ribosomal protein L24: MANQFKSKSAKETTQRYKMHVKKGDTVQIIAGRDKGKVGEILQTLPKRSAVIVKGINVKTKHVKPQQEGETGQIVTFEYPIHSSNVMLYSTKQKVASRICYTLNAEGRKVRMLKKTGEIID; this comes from the coding sequence ATGGCAAATCAATTCAAGAGCAAGAGCGCGAAAGAGACAACTCAGCGCTACAAAATGCACGTAAAAAAAGGCGATACCGTTCAGATCATTGCGGGTCGGGATAAGGGAAAAGTTGGAGAAATCTTACAGACTTTGCCGAAGCGCAGCGCGGTGATTGTCAAAGGGATTAACGTCAAAACTAAGCACGTTAAGCCTCAGCAGGAAGGAGAAACGGGTCAGATTGTGACCTTCGAGTATCCCATCCATAGCTCCAACGTCATGCTTTATTCCACAAAACAAAAGGTTGCCAGCCGCATCTGCTACACCTTGAATGCAGAGGGTCGGAAGGTACGGATGCTCAAAAAAACGGGCGAAATTATTGATTAA
- the infA gene encoding translation initiation factor IF-1, whose amino-acid sequence MAKQDLIEMEGTVTESLPNAMFRVDLDNGFNVLAHISGKIRRNYIKILPGDRVKVELTPYDLTKGRITYRLRKK is encoded by the coding sequence TTGGCTAAACAAGACTTAATTGAAATGGAAGGCACGGTGACCGAATCCTTGCCGAACGCCATGTTCAGGGTTGATCTGGACAATGGCTTTAATGTCCTTGCCCACATATCGGGAAAAATCCGACGAAATTACATTAAAATCTTGCCCGGAGATCGCGTTAAAGTTGAACTCACGCCCTACGATCTTACGAAAGGCCGAATAACCTACCGCCTACGGAAGAAATAG
- the rpsC gene encoding 30S ribosomal protein S3 gives MGQKIHPIGFRLGITQEHRSRWFADTKRYPEILQEDHKIRQFVEAKLNNAGIANIRIERKADQVDLEIHTARPGVVVGRGGAGIENLRVGLQEALGGHRQIRINVVEVARVDADAELIAEYIAQQLERRVSFRRVVRQAIQRAQRADVQGIKIQVSGRLNGAEIARTEWTREGRVPLHTLRANIDFAYRQAKTIYGILGVKVWVFKGEVIPGQEEQPAQPTTQPRRRQQRRRQQFEDRSNE, from the coding sequence GTGGGACAGAAAATTCATCCAATTGGGTTTCGACTAGGTATTACGCAAGAGCATCGCTCTCGCTGGTTTGCCGACACCAAACGCTACCCCGAAATCCTCCAAGAGGACCATAAAATTCGGCAGTTTGTTGAAGCCAAACTGAATAACGCCGGAATTGCGAACATTCGGATCGAACGCAAAGCCGACCAAGTGGATTTAGAAATTCACACCGCACGACCAGGCGTCGTCGTGGGTCGCGGGGGAGCTGGAATCGAGAATTTACGAGTCGGTCTTCAGGAAGCCTTGGGTGGGCATCGTCAAATTCGCATTAATGTGGTCGAAGTCGCACGAGTCGATGCGGATGCCGAACTGATTGCCGAATACATCGCTCAACAGCTTGAGCGAAGAGTTTCCTTCCGGCGAGTTGTTCGTCAAGCGATTCAACGTGCCCAACGCGCTGATGTACAAGGTATCAAAATCCAGGTCAGCGGCCGGTTAAATGGAGCAGAAATTGCTCGAACCGAGTGGACTCGTGAAGGCAGAGTTCCCTTACATACCCTACGCGCCAATATCGACTTTGCCTACCGTCAGGCGAAAACTATTTACGGAATTTTAGGCGTAAAGGTTTGGGTGTTCAAAGGGGAAGTCATTCCGGGTCAAGAGGAGCAGCCAGCTCAACCCACAACTCAACCCCGCCGCCGTCAACAGCGACGTCGTCAGCAGTTTGAAGACCGCTCCAACGAATAG
- the secY gene encoding preprotein translocase subunit SecY produces MVVSRDKAPTAQETFMQMAQAAGLRGRLLVTIGLLIVARMGIFLPLPGIDRVRFSADIQNNSVLGFLDIFSGGGISAVGIFALGILPFINASIILQLLTAAIPSLENLQKNEGEAGRRKISQITRYVAVGWAVIQSVGITAGLLRPYAIDGGGPLFIAETALALTAGSMFVMWLSELVTERGIGNGASLLIFVNIVAVLPKTLGQTIELAQTGGRETVGKVVILLLVFLVMIVGIVFVQEGTRRIPIISARRQVGRRLYRERTSYLPLRLNQGGVMPIIFASAVLILPASLAQFTGASANKGFLAQAHQGLVQVSNYLSPNGPTPWLYVLVYLVLIVFFSYFYASLIVNPVDMAQNLKKMGASIPGIRPGRTTSEYVERVLNRLTFLGAIFLGLVAVVPTAVESATGVTTFKGLGATSLLILVGVAIDTAKQIQTYVISQRYEGMVKQ; encoded by the coding sequence ATGGTTGTTAGTCGAGACAAAGCTCCAACCGCTCAAGAAACATTTATGCAGATGGCTCAAGCTGCTGGCCTTAGAGGTCGGCTGCTTGTGACCATTGGCTTATTAATTGTTGCTCGCATGGGTATCTTTTTACCCTTGCCGGGAATCGACCGCGTAAGATTTTCAGCAGATATCCAAAATAACTCTGTTCTTGGATTCTTGGACATTTTCTCTGGAGGCGGTATTTCCGCTGTAGGGATTTTTGCTCTGGGAATTTTGCCCTTTATTAATGCCTCAATCATCCTACAGCTCCTGACGGCTGCGATTCCTTCTTTAGAAAATTTACAGAAAAATGAAGGAGAGGCTGGGCGTCGCAAGATTTCTCAGATTACCCGCTACGTGGCCGTGGGATGGGCCGTAATTCAAAGTGTGGGGATTACGGCTGGGTTGCTCAGACCGTATGCCATTGATGGAGGAGGTCCTCTATTTATTGCGGAAACCGCGCTTGCCCTAACGGCGGGTTCGATGTTTGTTATGTGGCTATCGGAGCTAGTCACCGAACGGGGAATTGGTAACGGAGCCTCTCTTTTAATTTTCGTCAATATCGTTGCCGTTCTCCCCAAAACCTTGGGCCAAACTATCGAATTGGCTCAGACGGGTGGTCGAGAAACGGTGGGTAAAGTCGTTATTCTCCTGCTCGTGTTCCTCGTCATGATTGTCGGGATTGTCTTTGTGCAGGAGGGAACGCGCCGAATTCCCATTATCTCAGCACGGCGTCAAGTGGGGCGTCGTCTCTACCGAGAGCGAACCAGTTACCTACCCCTACGCCTTAACCAAGGCGGCGTGATGCCGATTATCTTTGCTTCTGCTGTGTTGATTCTTCCAGCATCTCTGGCTCAATTTACAGGCGCGAGTGCGAATAAGGGATTTTTGGCACAAGCCCACCAAGGGTTAGTTCAGGTTTCTAATTATTTAAGCCCGAACGGGCCAACCCCCTGGCTGTATGTCTTGGTTTATTTAGTCCTGATTGTATTCTTTAGTTACTTCTACGCTTCACTGATTGTTAATCCAGTCGATATGGCGCAGAACCTGAAGAAGATGGGAGCGAGTATTCCTGGCATTCGTCCCGGACGGACAACGAGTGAATATGTTGAGCGGGTGTTAAATCGATTGACGTTTTTGGGAGCGATTTTCCTTGGATTGGTGGCGGTTGTGCCAACGGCGGTGGAAAGCGCTACGGGTGTCACGACATTTAAAGGATTGGGTGCTACATCCTTGCTGATTTTAGTCGGTGTAGCCATTGACACAGCTAAGCAGATTCAAACCTATGTAATTTCCCAGCGTTACGAAGGCATGGTCAAGCAGTAG
- the rplP gene encoding 50S ribosomal protein L16, whose product MLSPRRTKFRKQQRGRMKGLATRGSTLNFGDFALQATEPAWITARQIEAGRRAMTRYIRRGGNIWIRIFPDKPVTQRAAETRMGSGKGSPEFWVAVVKPGRILYEIAGVPEETAREAMRLAANKLPIKTKFITREGEQV is encoded by the coding sequence ATGTTAAGTCCTAGAAGAACGAAATTCCGTAAACAGCAGCGCGGGCGGATGAAAGGTCTGGCTACTCGTGGCAGCACCTTAAACTTTGGTGACTTTGCGCTGCAAGCGACAGAACCTGCCTGGATTACAGCTCGTCAGATTGAAGCCGGCCGTCGTGCCATGACGCGCTATATCCGCCGGGGTGGAAACATCTGGATTCGCATTTTTCCAGATAAACCCGTCACTCAACGTGCGGCTGAAACTCGTATGGGTTCTGGTAAAGGTTCGCCAGAGTTTTGGGTGGCGGTCGTCAAGCCCGGTCGCATTCTTTATGAAATCGCTGGAGTTCCGGAAGAAACGGCTCGTGAGGCGATGCGTCTAGCGGCTAACAAATTGCCAATTAAAACGAAGTTCATTACCCGCGAAGGGGAACAGGTGTAA
- the rpmJ gene encoding 50S ribosomal protein L36: MKVRASVRKMCEKCRVIRRRGRVMVICQNPKHKQRQG, encoded by the coding sequence ATGAAAGTAAGAGCATCAGTCCGGAAAATGTGTGAGAAGTGCCGCGTCATTCGACGTCGCGGTCGAGTCATGGTGATTTGTCAAAATCCTAAGCATAAACAGCGTCAGGGATAG
- the rplR gene encoding 50S ribosomal protein L18: MKLTRKESIRRRHRRVRRKVSGTAERPRLAVFRSNDHIYVQLIDDHQQQTLAAASTLEPTLKSELKSGATCEASAAVGKLIAQRSMEKGITRVVFDRGGNLYHGRVQALAEAAREAGLDF, encoded by the coding sequence ATGAAGCTTACTCGTAAAGAATCAATCCGGCGTCGGCATCGGCGAGTGCGCCGGAAAGTCAGCGGAACTGCCGAACGTCCCAGATTAGCAGTCTTTCGCTCCAACGATCATATTTATGTACAGTTGATTGACGATCATCAGCAACAGACCCTAGCTGCCGCTTCCACATTAGAACCCACTCTCAAATCCGAATTAAAATCTGGCGCAACTTGTGAAGCTTCCGCCGCCGTCGGAAAGTTGATTGCTCAGCGCTCCATGGAAAAAGGCATCACAAGAGTCGTCTTTGACCGAGGTGGCAACCTCTATCATGGTCGTGTCCAAGCGTTGGCAGAAGCTGCTCGCGAAGCCGGATTAGACTTTTAG
- the rplO gene encoding 50S ribosomal protein L15 yields the protein MRINDAVPQKGSKKRRRRLGRGIAAGQGASAGKGMRGQKARSGGNTRPGFEGGQMPLYRRLPKLKHFTVINRKHYTTINVGKLSSLPANTEVTLASLMEAGIVTTNDGPLKLLGDGELNVALNIKAAAFTAGARQKIEAAGGSCEVIGINATA from the coding sequence ATGAGAATCAACGATGCAGTGCCCCAAAAAGGGTCTAAAAAGCGCCGCCGTCGGCTTGGTCGAGGCATCGCCGCAGGTCAAGGAGCAAGTGCCGGCAAAGGAATGCGGGGTCAAAAGGCGCGTTCCGGTGGCAATACACGACCCGGATTTGAAGGTGGACAGATGCCGTTGTATCGTCGTCTACCCAAGTTAAAACACTTTACGGTCATCAATCGTAAACATTACACTACGATTAACGTGGGCAAGCTATCATCACTTCCTGCCAATACAGAGGTGACCTTAGCCTCGTTAATGGAGGCGGGTATTGTAACCACCAATGATGGGCCATTGAAACTTCTCGGCGACGGGGAACTCAATGTGGCTCTCAATATCAAAGCCGCTGCCTTCACGGCTGGTGCCCGCCAAAAAATTGAGGCCGCTGGTGGAAGCTGTGAAGTTATAGGCATAAATGCAACGGCATGA
- the rpsH gene encoding 30S ribosomal protein S8 encodes MAANDTIADMLTRIRNACMVRHQTTNIPSTKMTRNVAKVLKDEGFIGDFEEVGEGIKKQLVVSLKYKGKNRQPIIRAMKRVSKPGLRVYSNCKELPRVLGGIGIAIISTSSGIMTDREARRQGIGGEVLCYVW; translated from the coding sequence ATGGCGGCAAACGACACAATTGCAGATATGCTGACCCGCATTCGTAATGCATGTATGGTACGGCATCAAACAACAAATATCCCATCCACAAAAATGACTCGAAATGTTGCCAAAGTCCTCAAAGATGAAGGCTTTATTGGTGACTTTGAGGAAGTAGGCGAAGGGATTAAAAAACAACTGGTGGTTTCTTTAAAATATAAAGGCAAGAACCGCCAACCAATTATTAGAGCCATGAAACGAGTCAGTAAGCCCGGATTAAGAGTTTACTCCAACTGCAAAGAATTACCCAGAGTTTTGGGTGGTATTGGCATTGCGATTATCTCTACCTCCAGTGGCATCATGACTGACCGAGAAGCACGGCGTCAGGGAATTGGTGGCGAAGTATTGTGCTACGTCTGGTAA
- the rpsE gene encoding 30S ribosomal protein S5: MATRRKSNRAKEKETTWQERVIQIRRVSKVVKGGKKLSFRAIVVVGNERGQVGVGVGKASDVIGAVRKGVADGKKQLIDVPLTKANSIPHPSNGAAVGAKVMMRPAAPGTGVIAGGAVRTVLELAGVRNILAKQLGSNNPLNNARAAINALDSLRTFSEVAEERGVPIENLYA; encoded by the coding sequence ATGGCAACTCGTCGAAAAAGTAACCGCGCTAAAGAAAAAGAGACGACCTGGCAAGAGCGAGTTATTCAAATCCGTCGTGTCAGTAAGGTTGTTAAAGGCGGTAAAAAATTAAGCTTCCGTGCGATTGTAGTCGTGGGAAATGAGCGTGGTCAAGTTGGTGTGGGAGTCGGTAAAGCTAGTGATGTGATTGGCGCTGTCCGTAAGGGAGTTGCCGACGGGAAAAAGCAATTGATTGATGTCCCTCTGACCAAAGCGAATTCCATCCCTCACCCCTCTAATGGTGCTGCGGTGGGAGCCAAGGTGATGATGCGACCGGCTGCACCCGGTACAGGTGTAATTGCAGGTGGTGCCGTGCGGACTGTCCTGGAATTAGCTGGGGTTCGTAATATCTTGGCTAAACAACTAGGCTCTAATAACCCTCTCAACAATGCTAGAGCTGCCATCAACGCTCTTGATTCTCTTCGTACCTTCTCGGAAGTAGCAGAAGAACGGGGTGTTCCCATCGAGAACCTTTACGCTTAA
- the rplE gene encoding 50S ribosomal protein L5 — protein MSEQLKTLYQETIVPKLKEQFGYTNIHQVPKLVKVTVNRGLGEASQNAKALESSVNELAIITGQKPVVTRAKKAIAGFKIRQGMPVGVMVTLRGERMYSFLNRLVNLSLPRIRDFRGVSPKSFDGRGNYTLGIREQLIFPEVEYDSIDQIRGMDISIITTAKTDEEGRALLKEMGMPFRET, from the coding sequence ATGTCAGAACAACTGAAAACTCTCTACCAAGAAACGATAGTCCCAAAGCTTAAAGAGCAGTTCGGCTATACAAACATTCATCAAGTCCCCAAGCTGGTTAAAGTTACAGTTAATCGGGGATTGGGAGAAGCATCTCAAAATGCTAAAGCCCTCGAATCCTCGGTGAATGAACTCGCGATTATCACCGGACAAAAACCTGTGGTTACACGAGCCAAGAAAGCGATTGCGGGATTTAAAATCCGCCAAGGTATGCCCGTTGGTGTCATGGTTACCCTCCGGGGAGAGCGCATGTACTCGTTTCTCAATCGGTTAGTTAACTTGTCACTCCCGCGAATTCGAGACTTTCGTGGCGTTAGTCCTAAAAGCTTTGATGGTCGCGGAAACTATACCCTTGGTATTCGAGAGCAACTCATCTTTCCCGAAGTAGAGTACGACAGCATAGATCAAATTCGCGGAATGGATATTTCGATTATCACCACAGCAAAAACCGACGAAGAGGGCCGCGCCTTACTCAAAGAGATGGGTATGCCCTTCCGGGAAACCTAA
- the infA gene encoding translation initiation factor IF-1 produces MSKQDLIEMEGTVTESLPNAMFRVDLDNGVNVLAHVSGKLRQNNIRILPGDRVKVGVSPYDLTKGRITYRDRPNYGSGSKGSVARVKGRVGSR; encoded by the coding sequence TTGTCTAAGCAAGACTTAATTGAAATGGAAGGCACGGTAACGGAATCCCTTCCCAATGCGATGTTTCGGGTTGATCTGGACAATGGGGTTAACGTCCTGGCTCACGTGTCTGGGAAACTTCGCCAGAATAACATCAGAATCTTACCAGGAGATCGGGTCAAAGTTGGAGTAAGTCCCTACGATTTAACTAAAGGGAGAATCACCTACCGCGATCGCCCAAATTACGGTTCTGGGTCAAAAGGTTCAGTCGCCCGTGTCAAAGGGCGCGTTGGTTCCCGATGA
- the rplN gene encoding 50S ribosomal protein L14: MIQQETYLNVADNSGARQLQCIRVLGAGNRRYGGVGDVIIAVVKDAIPNMAVKKSDVVRAVIVRTRKGLRRDSGMSIRFDDNAAVIINNDGNPRGTRVFGPVARELRDKNFTKIVSLAPEVL, from the coding sequence ATGATTCAACAAGAGACTTACCTAAACGTCGCTGACAACAGCGGGGCACGTCAATTACAGTGTATTCGCGTTTTAGGTGCCGGCAACCGACGCTACGGCGGTGTAGGTGATGTGATCATTGCCGTTGTGAAGGATGCCATCCCCAATATGGCTGTAAAGAAGTCAGATGTCGTAAGAGCTGTGATTGTTCGTACCCGCAAGGGACTGCGCCGTGACAGCGGGATGAGCATTCGCTTTGACGACAACGCTGCCGTCATCATCAATAACGACGGTAACCCAAGGGGAACCCGCGTTTTCGGTCCCGTAGCGCGGGAACTACGCGACAAAAACTTTACCAAAATTGTTTCCCTGGCTCCGGAGGTACTCTGA